A portion of the Stigmatella aurantiaca DW4/3-1 genome contains these proteins:
- a CDS encoding methyl-accepting chemotaxis protein, translating into MVHRLKLFWKLALIAMLIPASISAMLIVALLGTGSLKAEYDNLYGFMLLPVMTLGQGHTESEALAGKLRLLARAPLSLEEREARVLEVREHDRKMRENMTLYAREWVTSMSSDFTDDLSAADRESLRKEELAALQLFELAYAGYIPVRDRILTGASVDAELLEDALGRIDAAMNALVQLNRRIAELSNANAQSSLLWMQAFLALLALMLSGVGIAVAWRLSRIIIQPISRLTRMTLRLSRGDVEILEEGEQSLALDPDTKDEIGLLLRATLDMVHSTQQMVSAAVSISHGDLTVRVQPRSPKDALGIALGQMVAQLTKIVTQVRLGSSSLASASAMLASETQGLALDAREQAAAVDENAQTLKEISASVMRNAESCHQMEDMARLGAQDAQASGQAVGQTVEAMRRISANVSLIEELAHQTNMLALNAAIEAIRAGEHGKSFNVVAGEVRRLANRSKGAAREIGELAISSMGVAEQSGRLLKDLVPAIQRTADVVHEVASSTREQSTSVELMSHAMSQVKQATGGNATSAGQLAGSAEQLAAQADSLRRLMGFFRVADGEPPRSLVENTEPPSAAEPAEPLSTSHLTQGVPGLEEALARELAGEFKTS; encoded by the coding sequence ATGGTCCATCGCTTGAAGCTGTTCTGGAAGCTGGCGCTGATCGCGATGCTCATTCCGGCGTCCATCAGCGCGATGCTGATCGTGGCCTTATTGGGCACGGGCTCGCTGAAGGCCGAGTACGACAACCTCTACGGCTTCATGCTCTTGCCGGTCATGACGCTCGGCCAAGGTCACACCGAGTCGGAGGCACTGGCGGGCAAGTTGCGGCTGCTGGCGCGGGCCCCCCTGTCCCTGGAGGAGCGGGAGGCGCGGGTCCTCGAGGTCCGGGAGCACGACCGGAAGATGCGCGAGAACATGACGCTCTACGCGCGCGAGTGGGTCACCTCGATGAGCTCCGACTTCACCGATGACCTCTCCGCGGCCGACCGGGAGTCGCTGCGCAAGGAGGAGCTCGCCGCGTTGCAGCTCTTCGAGCTGGCATACGCCGGCTACATCCCGGTGCGAGACCGGATCCTCACCGGGGCCTCCGTGGACGCGGAGCTGCTGGAGGATGCGCTGGGGCGCATCGACGCGGCGATGAACGCCCTGGTGCAGCTCAACCGGCGCATCGCCGAGCTGTCCAACGCGAACGCCCAGTCCTCCCTGTTGTGGATGCAGGCGTTCCTGGCGCTCCTGGCGCTGATGCTCAGCGGGGTGGGCATCGCGGTGGCCTGGAGGCTCTCGCGCATCATCATCCAGCCCATCTCCCGGCTCACCCGGATGACGCTGCGCCTGTCCCGGGGCGATGTGGAGATTCTCGAGGAGGGCGAGCAGTCGCTGGCGCTGGACCCCGACACGAAGGACGAGATTGGCCTGCTGCTGCGGGCCACCCTGGACATGGTCCACTCCACGCAGCAGATGGTCTCCGCGGCGGTGAGCATCTCCCATGGAGACCTGACGGTGCGGGTTCAACCCCGCTCGCCGAAGGATGCGCTGGGCATCGCGCTGGGGCAGATGGTGGCGCAGCTCACGAAGATCGTCACCCAGGTGCGGCTCGGCTCGTCCTCGCTGGCGTCCGCCTCGGCCATGTTGGCCTCCGAAACGCAGGGGCTGGCGCTCGATGCCCGTGAGCAGGCCGCCGCCGTGGACGAGAACGCGCAGACGCTCAAGGAGATCAGCGCCTCGGTGATGCGCAACGCCGAGAGCTGCCACCAGATGGAGGACATGGCGCGGCTGGGGGCCCAGGACGCCCAGGCCAGTGGCCAGGCGGTGGGGCAGACGGTGGAGGCCATGCGGCGCATCTCCGCCAACGTCTCGCTCATCGAGGAGCTGGCCCACCAGACGAACATGCTGGCGCTCAACGCGGCCATCGAGGCCATCCGCGCGGGCGAGCACGGCAAGAGCTTCAACGTGGTGGCGGGCGAGGTGCGCCGGTTGGCCAACCGCAGCAAGGGGGCCGCGCGGGAGATTGGCGAGCTGGCCATCTCCAGCATGGGCGTGGCGGAGCAGTCCGGGCGGTTGTTGAAGGACCTGGTGCCAGCCATTCAGCGCACGGCGGACGTGGTGCACGAGGTGGCTTCCTCGACGCGCGAGCAGTCCACGAGCGTGGAGCTGATGAGCCACGCGATGTCCCAGGTGAAGCAGGCCACGGGCGGCAACGCGACGTCCGCTGGGCAGCTCGCGGGCTCGGCGGAGCAGCTCGCCGCCCAGGCGGACTCCCTGCGGCGGCTCATGGGCTTCTTCCGCGTGGCGGATGGGGAGCCCCCCCGCAGCCTCGTCGAGAACACCGAGCCACCCTCCGCGGCCGAGCCGGCCGAGCCGCTGTCCACCTCCCACCTGACGCAAGGCGTGCCGGGCCTGGAGGAGGCGCTCGCGCGCGAGCTGGCCGGCGAGTTCAAGACTTCCTGA
- a CDS encoding thioredoxin family protein, with product MSHPTTYDATQATFDALVLEPQGELVVVDFWGEGCPNCEVYAAAEPALLAELEGARMRVVKVNAYQDEELARRFGLFGIPTFLLFRDGKLLGKMSQYYGRDYWLGVIREHLPPSA from the coding sequence ATGTCCCACCCCACGACCTACGATGCCACCCAGGCCACCTTTGACGCGCTGGTGCTCGAGCCCCAGGGCGAGCTGGTGGTGGTGGATTTCTGGGGCGAGGGCTGCCCGAACTGCGAGGTGTACGCGGCGGCCGAGCCCGCCCTCCTGGCCGAGCTGGAAGGGGCGCGCATGCGCGTGGTGAAGGTGAACGCCTACCAGGACGAGGAGCTGGCGCGGCGCTTCGGCCTCTTCGGCATCCCCACCTTCCTGCTGTTCCGGGACGGCAAGCTGCTCGGCAAGATGAGCCAGTACTACGGCCGGGACTACTGGCTCGGCGTCATCCGGGAGCACCTGCCCCCTTCCGCCTGA